The proteins below are encoded in one region of Pseudomonas putida S13.1.2:
- a CDS encoding DHA2 family efflux MFS transporter permease subunit: MSNNAAAQFTPPSLLLTTIGLSLATFMQVLDTTIANVALPTISGNLGVSYEQGTWVITSFAVSNAIALPLTGWLSRRFGEVKLFIWATLLFVLASFLCGIAQSMPELVGFRILQGVVAGPLYPMTQTLLIAVYPPAKRGMALALLAMVTVVAPIAGPILGGWITDSYSWPWIFFINVPIGLFAAAVVRQQMRARPVVTSRQPMDYIGLLTLIIGVGALQVVLDKGNDLDWFESSFIIIGSLISVVFLAVFVIWELTDRHPVVNLRLFVHRNFRVGTIVLVGGYAGFFGINLILPQWLQTQMGYTATWAGLAVAPIGLLPVIMSPFVGKYAHRFDLRLLAGLAFLAIGTSCYMRAGFTSEVDFQHVALVQLFMGIGVALFFMPTLSILLSDLPPHQIADGSGLATFLRTLGGSFAASLTTWIWIRRADQHHAYLSENISQFDPATRHTLEQLGGASPQSYAQLEQILNGQAYMMSTVDYFTLMTWVFAGLILLVWFAKPPFTAKAGPASAGH, encoded by the coding sequence TTCCGGCAACCTGGGGGTGAGTTACGAGCAGGGCACCTGGGTCATTACCTCGTTCGCGGTGAGTAACGCCATCGCCTTGCCATTGACGGGCTGGCTCAGCCGGCGGTTTGGCGAAGTAAAACTGTTCATCTGGGCCACGCTGTTGTTCGTGCTGGCCTCGTTCCTGTGCGGTATCGCCCAGTCGATGCCGGAGCTGGTCGGTTTCCGCATATTGCAGGGCGTGGTCGCCGGGCCGTTATACCCGATGACCCAGACCTTGCTGATTGCCGTCTACCCCCCCGCAAAACGGGGCATGGCCCTGGCGCTGCTGGCGATGGTCACGGTGGTGGCGCCGATTGCCGGGCCAATCCTGGGGGGCTGGATTACCGACAGTTACAGCTGGCCGTGGATCTTCTTCATCAACGTGCCCATTGGCCTGTTCGCCGCCGCCGTGGTGCGCCAGCAGATGCGCGCCCGGCCAGTGGTCACTAGCCGACAGCCCATGGACTATATCGGCTTGCTGACGCTGATCATCGGCGTCGGGGCGCTGCAAGTGGTGCTCGACAAAGGCAACGATCTGGACTGGTTCGAATCGTCGTTCATCATTATCGGCAGCTTGATTTCGGTGGTGTTCCTGGCGGTTTTCGTGATCTGGGAACTGACCGACCGCCACCCGGTGGTCAACCTGCGCCTGTTCGTGCACCGCAACTTCCGCGTCGGCACCATTGTGCTGGTCGGGGGCTATGCAGGGTTCTTCGGTATCAACCTGATCCTGCCGCAGTGGTTGCAGACGCAGATGGGCTACACCGCCACCTGGGCGGGCCTGGCGGTGGCACCGATCGGCTTGCTGCCGGTGATCATGTCGCCGTTCGTGGGCAAATACGCGCACCGGTTCGACCTGCGTCTGCTGGCGGGGCTGGCGTTTCTGGCGATTGGTACCAGTTGCTACATGCGTGCCGGGTTCACCAGTGAGGTGGACTTCCAGCATGTGGCCTTGGTGCAGCTGTTCATGGGCATTGGCGTGGCGTTGTTCTTCATGCCGACCTTGAGCATTCTGCTGTCTGACCTGCCCCCGCACCAGATTGCCGATGGTTCGGGCCTGGCGACCTTCCTGCGAACCTTGGGCGGGAGTTTTGCCGCGTCGTTGACAACCTGGATCTGGATTCGCCGGGCGGACCAGCATCATGCCTACCTTAGCGAGAACATCAGCCAGTTCGACCCGGCGACGCGGCATACGCTGGAGCAGTTGGGCGGGGCCAGCCCGCAGAGTTATGCGCAGCTGGAGCAGATACTCAATGGGCAGGCTTACATGATGTCCACAGTGGACTACTTCACCTTGATGACCTGGGTGTTTGCCGGGTTGATCCTGCTGGTGTGGTTCGCCAAGCCACCGTTCACTGCCAAAGCCGGACCGGCGTCGGCGGGGCATTGA
- a CDS encoding SDR family oxidoreductase — translation MENVIVITGGSRGIGAATALLAARHGYRICINYHADDQAAETTLSQVRALGAEAIAVRADVSVEDEIIQLFQRVDEALGPVTALVNNAGTIGQQSGVEDMSEFRLLKIMKTNVVGPMLCAKHALLRMAHRHGGQGGAIVNVSSMAARLGSPNEYVDYAASKGALDTFTIGLAKEVAGEGVRVNGVRPGYIHTGFHALSGDPDRVSKLEPGLPMGRGGRPEEVAEAILWLLSDKASYSTGSFIDLSGGR, via the coding sequence ATGGAGAACGTCATCGTCATCACCGGCGGCAGCCGCGGTATCGGCGCCGCCACAGCACTGCTTGCCGCCCGCCACGGCTACCGCATCTGCATCAACTACCACGCCGACGACCAGGCCGCCGAAACCACCCTCAGCCAGGTCCGCGCCCTGGGCGCCGAGGCCATCGCCGTGCGCGCCGACGTCAGCGTCGAGGATGAGATCATCCAGCTGTTCCAGCGCGTCGACGAAGCGCTCGGCCCGGTCACCGCGCTGGTGAACAACGCCGGCACCATCGGTCAGCAGAGTGGCGTTGAGGACATGTCCGAATTCCGCCTGCTGAAGATCATGAAAACCAACGTCGTCGGCCCCATGCTCTGTGCCAAGCACGCCTTGCTGCGCATGGCGCACCGGCATGGAGGGCAGGGCGGGGCCATTGTCAACGTGTCATCGATGGCTGCGCGCCTGGGCTCGCCCAACGAATACGTCGACTATGCCGCCTCCAAGGGCGCGCTCGACACCTTTACCATCGGTCTGGCCAAAGAAGTGGCAGGCGAGGGCGTGCGGGTCAACGGCGTACGCCCAGGCTACATCCACACAGGGTTCCATGCCCTGTCCGGCGACCCCGACCGGGTCAGCAAGCTTGAGCCCGGTTTGCCCATGGGCCGCGGCGGGCGCCCCGAGGAAGTGGCCGAAGCCATCCTCTGGTTGCTCTCGGACAAAGCGTCCTACTCCACCGGCAGTTTCATCGACCTGAGCGGCGGGCGCTGA
- a CDS encoding PAS domain-containing protein encodes MPSRDLLTLRQQVEALQRRNALLEAQLASFKDQDQDFYRSLFDTMDEGFCIIEFFDGPHGPLSDYVHVLANAAYAKHAGIPDVVGQKLREMVPDEADDWVARYGAVLRTGEPLHFEQELVATGHVLSVTTFRVEPAEKRQVAVLFKDVTERRRAEQALQRLNEELEQRVNAALAERRLFAELVDHSVVNVHVVDKGLRWLAVNRQAKHDFHQLYGRTPEIGEYLPGLFEDGGAGQTPVLPLWQRALAGEQFIEIGTFGKPPMLRHYELRFNALRDPKGEIQGAFLFAYDISERVQEQERLAKAEEALRQAQKMEAVGQLSGGIAHDFNNLLGGILGAQELMRQRLDQSRFDALEPLLELSSGSAQRASSLVHRLLAFSRQQTLQPCSTQVATLVAGMEDLLRRTIGPAISLSSRFASQLWPTFIDPPQLESALLNICINARDAMPAGGVIEIIGDNLMLDDEQALAVELPGGEYVRLSIVDNGKGMSAEVAERAVDPFFTTKPMGQGTGLGLSMTYGFVRQSGGQLRVLSVLGEGTRIELLLPRHDEQPRVPAGKPQRTPLQRSSAAAKRILLIEDQTALRLVVGEVLEELGYRVDAFENGPTALAHLQSGERPDLLLSDIGLPGGLNGRQVAERCRVRYPDLKVLFITGYDESAALSDGQLLQGTSVLTKPFELEALAERVRELLGD; translated from the coding sequence ATGCCATCCCGCGACCTGCTCACACTGCGTCAACAAGTCGAAGCCCTGCAACGGCGCAACGCGCTGTTGGAAGCACAGCTCGCCAGCTTTAAAGACCAGGATCAGGACTTTTACCGGTCGTTGTTCGACACCATGGACGAAGGCTTTTGCATCATCGAGTTCTTTGACGGCCCACATGGCCCGCTGAGTGACTATGTGCATGTGCTGGCCAATGCGGCCTACGCCAAACACGCCGGCATCCCCGACGTGGTCGGGCAGAAACTGCGCGAGATGGTGCCTGATGAGGCCGATGACTGGGTGGCCCGCTATGGCGCTGTGCTTCGCACAGGGGAACCGCTGCACTTCGAGCAGGAGCTGGTCGCCACCGGCCATGTACTGTCGGTGACCACTTTTCGCGTAGAACCTGCAGAGAAACGTCAGGTAGCCGTGCTGTTCAAGGATGTCACCGAACGCCGGCGTGCAGAGCAGGCCCTGCAGCGCCTCAACGAAGAACTGGAACAACGGGTGAATGCCGCACTGGCGGAGCGACGCTTGTTTGCCGAATTGGTGGATCACAGCGTGGTCAATGTGCATGTGGTGGACAAGGGCTTGCGCTGGCTGGCTGTCAACCGCCAGGCCAAGCATGACTTCCACCAGCTGTACGGAAGGACCCCGGAAATCGGCGAATACCTGCCCGGGCTGTTCGAAGATGGAGGCGCTGGCCAGACGCCTGTCTTGCCACTGTGGCAGCGCGCCCTGGCAGGCGAGCAGTTCATCGAAATTGGCACCTTCGGCAAGCCTCCCATGCTGCGCCATTACGAATTGCGCTTCAACGCCTTGCGCGACCCAAAAGGCGAGATACAAGGCGCGTTTCTGTTCGCTTATGACATCAGTGAACGGGTGCAAGAGCAGGAACGCCTGGCCAAGGCCGAAGAAGCGCTGCGTCAGGCACAGAAGATGGAGGCCGTAGGCCAGCTCAGTGGCGGCATTGCCCACGACTTCAACAATCTGCTGGGCGGCATTCTTGGCGCCCAGGAACTGATGCGTCAACGCCTGGACCAGTCACGCTTCGACGCCCTGGAACCCTTGCTGGAGCTGTCCAGCGGCTCGGCGCAGCGGGCCTCTTCGCTGGTGCACCGGCTGCTGGCATTCTCTCGCCAGCAGACCCTGCAACCCTGCTCCACACAAGTGGCCACGCTGGTGGCCGGCATGGAGGACCTTCTGCGGCGCACCATCGGCCCGGCCATTAGCCTGAGCAGCCGCTTCGCCAGCCAGCTGTGGCCGACCTTCATCGACCCGCCTCAACTGGAAAGCGCCCTGCTCAACATCTGCATCAACGCCCGCGATGCCATGCCTGCGGGTGGTGTGATCGAGATCATTGGCGATAACCTGATGCTTGACGACGAGCAGGCCCTGGCAGTGGAGCTGCCAGGCGGCGAGTATGTGCGGCTGAGTATCGTCGACAACGGCAAGGGCATGTCGGCTGAAGTGGCGGAGCGTGCAGTCGACCCGTTCTTCACCACCAAACCGATGGGCCAGGGGACCGGGCTGGGTCTGTCCATGACCTACGGCTTCGTGCGTCAGTCGGGTGGGCAATTACGCGTGCTGTCGGTGCTTGGCGAAGGTACCCGCATCGAGCTGCTGCTACCCCGCCACGACGAGCAGCCCAGGGTTCCTGCCGGCAAACCGCAGCGCACGCCTTTGCAAAGAAGCAGCGCGGCTGCGAAGCGCATTCTGTTGATCGAGGACCAGACCGCCTTGCGCCTGGTAGTGGGCGAAGTGCTGGAAGAGCTGGGCTATCGGGTGGACGCCTTCGAGAATGGCCCGACCGCCCTCGCCCACCTGCAAAGCGGCGAACGGCCAGACCTGCTGCTGAGCGATATCGGGCTGCCGGGTGGCCTTAATGGCCGCCAGGTGGCCGAGCGCTGCCGAGTGCGCTACCCAGACCTCAAGGTGCTGTTCATCACCGGTTACGATGAGAGCGCGGCGCTCAGCGACGGCCAGCTGTTGCAGGGTACCTCGGTGCTGACCAAGCCGTTTGAGCTGGAAGCACTCGCCGAGCGGGTACGCGAGCTGCTGGGAGATTGA
- a CDS encoding PAS domain-containing sensor histidine kinase, with the protein MQPDSLPSITQLQARVAELEACLAEREDSALSHNKLLGELLDNNLANVFAADRKMRLVAINRMARETFERYRGFVPQIGDYVPQFLANQPDIMNRLGPVWPRVLAGEAFVDTVTFGPPDAPRHYEIRYHPLRDAQQRIQGGYMFAYDITERIAEQQRLHQAEEALRQSQKMEAVGQLTGGIAHDFNNLLGSLLGAVEMAEQRLGQQRHADTARMLELCRSTTLRAAALVKRLLAFSRQQTLVPRPVDVQCLVAGMQDLIVSSIGQHIDFHDQTLAGQWSIHIDPQQLENALLNLCINARDAMPLGGTLSIACANSDLAVAEGSQLDLPAGRYLHIRVADTGMGMSSTVRQRALDPFFTTKPLGQGTGLGLSMVYGFVRQSGGQLQIESVAGQGTCVHLYFPLEESIAACSQPVPVTTCVERSAPRVQRIMLVEDQPAMRLILVEVLTELGHEVQAFDRGRPALEAMHAGVPPDLLITDVGLPGGVDGYQLAEAFQTLVAKAPVLLITGYDTADIPISSRPGRRTEVLCKPFNLQSLGQRIDRLLGIAPPQR; encoded by the coding sequence ATGCAGCCAGATTCGCTTCCATCGATCACCCAGCTGCAGGCGCGTGTCGCAGAACTGGAAGCATGCCTGGCAGAACGCGAAGACAGCGCCCTGTCACACAACAAGCTGCTCGGTGAACTGCTCGACAACAACCTGGCCAACGTGTTTGCCGCCGACCGCAAGATGCGTCTGGTAGCCATCAACCGAATGGCTCGCGAAACCTTCGAACGCTACCGCGGCTTCGTGCCGCAGATCGGCGATTACGTGCCGCAGTTCCTGGCCAATCAGCCCGACATCATGAACCGGTTGGGCCCGGTTTGGCCGCGTGTGCTGGCCGGCGAAGCGTTCGTCGATACCGTCACCTTCGGTCCGCCTGATGCGCCGCGCCATTACGAAATCCGCTACCACCCGTTGCGTGACGCGCAGCAGCGGATCCAGGGCGGATACATGTTTGCCTATGACATCACCGAACGCATCGCCGAACAGCAACGCCTGCACCAGGCCGAGGAGGCTCTGCGCCAGTCGCAGAAAATGGAAGCGGTGGGTCAGTTGACCGGCGGCATCGCTCACGACTTCAACAACCTGCTGGGCAGCCTGCTCGGCGCAGTGGAAATGGCCGAACAGCGCCTGGGCCAACAACGCCATGCCGACACCGCCCGCATGCTCGAACTCTGCCGCAGTACTACCTTGCGCGCCGCTGCGCTGGTAAAGCGCCTGCTGGCCTTCTCGCGCCAGCAGACGCTGGTGCCGCGACCGGTTGATGTGCAGTGCCTGGTAGCGGGCATGCAAGACCTGATCGTCAGCTCTATTGGCCAGCACATTGATTTTCACGACCAGACACTGGCCGGGCAATGGTCAATTCACATCGACCCGCAGCAGCTGGAAAATGCCCTGCTGAACCTGTGCATCAATGCCCGCGATGCCATGCCCCTGGGCGGTACGCTCAGCATCGCTTGTGCAAACAGCGACCTCGCGGTGGCTGAGGGCAGTCAGCTGGACCTGCCTGCGGGGCGGTACTTGCACATTCGCGTTGCCGATACCGGCATGGGTATGTCCAGCACGGTGCGCCAGCGCGCCCTGGACCCTTTCTTCACCACCAAGCCACTCGGTCAAGGTACCGGGTTGGGGTTGTCCATGGTCTATGGCTTTGTCCGCCAGTCCGGCGGGCAGTTGCAGATCGAAAGCGTGGCCGGGCAAGGCACCTGCGTTCACCTGTACTTTCCCCTGGAGGAAAGCATCGCTGCCTGCAGCCAGCCTGTGCCAGTCACCACCTGCGTCGAGCGTTCTGCCCCCCGTGTGCAGCGAATCATGCTGGTGGAAGACCAGCCAGCCATGCGCCTGATACTTGTCGAAGTACTGACTGAACTGGGCCATGAAGTGCAGGCTTTCGACCGTGGCCGCCCGGCGCTTGAGGCTATGCATGCGGGTGTTCCACCGGACTTGCTGATCACTGATGTCGGCCTGCCCGGTGGAGTCGACGGTTATCAGCTGGCAGAGGCGTTTCAAACGCTTGTGGCCAAAGCCCCCGTATTGCTGATTACCGGCTATGACACTGCCGACATCCCGATCAGTAGCCGCCCGGGCAGGCGCACCGAGGTGCTGTGCAAACCGTTCAACCTGCAGAGCCTTGGCCAGCGAATTGACCGCTTGCTGGGGATTGCCCCGCCGCAACGTTGA
- the mapR gene encoding GntR family transcriptional regulator MpaR (MapR regulates genes involved in Pseudomonas quinolone signal (PQS) production and anthranilate metabolism), with the protein MKRYERFADDIAELIRSGVLGPGQRVPSVRYASQTHGVSPSTVFQAYYLLERRGLIRARPRSGYFVNAHAPRQFSEPQALQPVSESTDVDVSALVFSILDSIKDPNTIPFGSAFPSPELFPLQRLSRSLASASRSMDPRMVVTDLSPGNPQLRRQIALRYMVGGLMLPMEELLITNGALEALNLCLQAVTQPGDLVAIEAPAFYACLQVLERLKLKAVEIPVHPREGMDLGVLAQTLEKHPVKAVWCMTNFQNPVGASMPEAKKQALVELLARHQVPLIEDDVYAELYYSTQAPKPAKAFDTQGLVMHCGSFAKSLAPGYRIGWVAAGRFAQKIERLKLMTSLCASMPAQAAIADYLQHGGYDRHLRKLRYALEGQQANMLAAIARHFPAQTRVSQPSGGYFLWLELPEQMDALKLFHMALAQGISIAPGPIFSPTRRFGNCIRLNYGSPWHDGAERAMETLGRIIRSF; encoded by the coding sequence ATGAAACGCTACGAACGCTTCGCCGACGACATTGCCGAACTGATCCGCTCCGGGGTATTGGGCCCCGGCCAACGGGTGCCTTCGGTACGCTACGCCAGCCAGACCCACGGGGTCAGCCCTTCCACCGTGTTCCAGGCCTATTACCTGCTGGAGCGGCGCGGGCTGATCCGTGCCCGGCCGCGCTCGGGTTATTTCGTCAACGCCCACGCCCCGCGCCAGTTCAGCGAGCCGCAGGCGTTGCAGCCGGTCAGCGAGTCCACCGACGTGGACGTCAGCGCATTGGTGTTCTCGATCCTCGACTCAATCAAGGACCCCAACACCATACCGTTCGGTTCAGCCTTCCCCAGCCCCGAACTGTTCCCGCTGCAGCGCCTGTCGCGCTCGCTGGCCAGCGCCAGCCGCAGCATGGACCCGCGCATGGTGGTCACCGACCTGTCGCCCGGCAACCCGCAGTTGCGCCGGCAGATTGCCCTGCGCTACATGGTCGGTGGGCTGATGCTGCCGATGGAAGAGCTACTGATTACAAACGGTGCACTGGAAGCCTTGAACCTGTGCCTGCAGGCGGTTACCCAGCCGGGCGACCTGGTGGCCATCGAGGCCCCCGCCTTTTATGCCTGCCTGCAAGTGCTGGAGCGGCTCAAACTCAAGGCTGTGGAAATCCCCGTGCACCCGCGCGAAGGCATGGACCTGGGGGTACTGGCACAGACGCTGGAAAAGCACCCGGTAAAGGCCGTGTGGTGCATGACCAACTTCCAGAACCCGGTAGGCGCCAGCATGCCGGAGGCGAAGAAGCAGGCGCTGGTGGAACTGCTGGCGCGTCATCAGGTGCCATTGATCGAAGACGACGTGTACGCCGAGCTGTACTACTCGACGCAGGCGCCCAAGCCGGCCAAGGCCTTCGATACCCAAGGCCTGGTCATGCACTGCGGCTCGTTCGCCAAAAGCCTGGCGCCCGGTTACCGTATCGGCTGGGTAGCGGCCGGGCGCTTTGCGCAAAAGATCGAGCGGCTGAAACTGATGACTTCGCTGTGTGCTTCGATGCCGGCCCAGGCAGCGATAGCAGACTACCTGCAGCACGGTGGCTACGACCGCCACCTGCGCAAACTACGCTACGCCCTGGAAGGCCAGCAGGCCAACATGCTGGCGGCCATCGCCCGGCACTTCCCGGCGCAGACGCGGGTCAGCCAGCCCTCGGGTGGCTACTTCCTGTGGCTGGAACTGCCCGAGCAGATGGACGCCCTCAAGCTGTTCCACATGGCCCTGGCGCAAGGCATCAGCATCGCCCCTGGGCCGATATTTTCGCCTACCCGCCGCTTTGGCAACTGCATCCGCCTCAACTACGGCAGCCCCTGGCATGATGGCGCCGAACGGGCCATGGAGACGCTCGGGCGGATCATTCGCTCGTTCTGA
- the ccoG gene encoding cytochrome c oxidase accessory protein CcoG: MNNRIPFTEIATAPATSRPRHADSGIHTRSFTGLYRNLRIGFAGALFVLFFGTAWLNWNGRQAVLWDLSESKFHIFGATFWPQDFILLSALLIICAFGLFAITVYAGRVWCGYSCPQSTWTWLFMWCEKVTEGDRNQRIKLATAPWSLNKLARRTLKHSLWLAIGVVTGLTFVGYFTPIRPLAAELFTLQLGGVALFWVLFFTAATYINAGLLREAVCLHMCPYARFQAVMFDKDTLAVAYDPRRGETRGPRKKGSDVGAQGLGDCIDCTLCVQVCPTGIDIRDGLQMACIGCAACIDACDGVMDKMGYARGLIGYKSEHSLQGGTTHWLRPRLLGYVAALGVMIAALVVALQMRPMVSLDVIKDRGLFRENAQGQIENIYLLKVINKTERTQHYALRLLDADGFTLQGNTVLVIPAGEMSELPVSVAMLAERPTSSSQTLSFEISERDDPAIRSVAQSRFVAPMNR; the protein is encoded by the coding sequence ATGAACAATAGAATCCCTTTTACAGAGATCGCCACCGCCCCAGCCACTTCCCGACCGCGACACGCCGACAGCGGTATCCACACCCGCAGCTTTACCGGGCTGTACCGCAACCTGCGCATCGGCTTTGCAGGTGCCCTTTTTGTGCTGTTCTTTGGCACTGCCTGGCTCAACTGGAACGGCCGCCAAGCGGTGCTGTGGGACTTGAGCGAGAGCAAATTCCACATCTTTGGCGCCACCTTCTGGCCACAGGACTTTATCCTGCTGTCAGCGCTGCTGATCATCTGCGCCTTCGGCCTGTTCGCCATCACCGTGTACGCCGGTCGCGTGTGGTGCGGCTACAGCTGTCCGCAGAGCACCTGGACCTGGCTGTTCATGTGGTGCGAAAAGGTCACCGAGGGTGACCGCAACCAGCGCATCAAGCTTGCCACCGCGCCCTGGAGCCTGAACAAACTGGCGCGCCGCACGTTGAAGCACAGCCTGTGGCTGGCCATTGGTGTGGTCACCGGGCTGACCTTCGTCGGCTATTTCACGCCAATCCGCCCACTGGCCGCAGAACTGTTCACTTTGCAACTGGGCGGAGTGGCGCTGTTCTGGGTGCTGTTCTTTACCGCTGCCACCTACATCAACGCAGGCCTGCTGCGCGAAGCGGTATGCCTGCACATGTGCCCGTATGCGCGCTTCCAGGCTGTGATGTTCGACAAGGACACCCTGGCGGTTGCCTACGACCCACGCCGTGGCGAAACTCGTGGCCCGCGCAAGAAAGGCAGTGACGTAGGCGCCCAAGGCCTGGGCGACTGCATCGACTGCACGCTGTGCGTGCAAGTGTGCCCCACCGGCATCGATATTCGCGATGGTTTGCAAATGGCCTGCATCGGGTGCGCGGCGTGCATCGACGCCTGTGACGGGGTGATGGACAAGATGGGTTACGCCCGCGGGTTGATCGGTTACAAGTCCGAACACAGTTTGCAGGGCGGCACCACCCATTGGCTGCGCCCGCGCCTGCTGGGCTACGTCGCTGCACTCGGGGTGATGATTGCAGCGCTGGTGGTGGCCTTGCAGATGCGCCCGATGGTTTCGCTGGACGTCATCAAGGACCGCGGCCTGTTCCGTGAAAATGCCCAGGGCCAGATCGAGAACATCTACCTGCTCAAGGTCATCAACAAGACCGAGCGCACCCAGCACTATGCACTGCGCCTGCTGGACGCCGACGGTTTCACCTTGCAGGGCAATACCGTATTGGTGATCCCGGCCGGCGAAATGAGCGAACTGCCGGTGTCCGTGGCGATGCTGGCCGAGCGCCCGACCAGCAGCTCGCAAACACTGAGCTTTGAAATCAGCGAGCGCGACGACCCCGCCATTCGCAGCGTGGCCCAAAGCCGCTTCGTCGCACCGATGAACCGCTGA
- a CDS encoding DUF3203 family protein: MPIEIDETTQRCTLIGEDLRIEGDGPDVEIITDEQLRMSVALLAGQRVPITESEADALTVAGAVDSRRHLKTSVPGSVI, encoded by the coding sequence ATGCCCATTGAAATTGACGAAACCACCCAACGCTGCACCTTGATCGGCGAAGACCTGCGCATCGAGGGTGATGGCCCTGATGTCGAAATCATCACCGACGAACAACTGCGCATGTCAGTGGCCTTGCTCGCAGGCCAACGGGTGCCCATCACCGAATCCGAGGCCGATGCGCTGACCGTGGCGGGTGCGGTGGATAGCCGCAGGCATCTGAAGACCAGCGTACCAGGCTCGGTGATCTAA
- a CDS encoding MgtC/SapB family protein — translation MDVIWQAIQAEFADVTDEREVTRILVRLLMAAVLGAVLGFEREHKGKSAGVRTHMLVSLGAALFVLAPSTAGADEQALSRVIQGIVAGIGFLGAGTILKGNGKDPSHVKGLTTAAGLWMTAAIGTAAGMGREATALISTVLALLVLATMPLLVEKVEGQNEEKQEEEEGRKH, via the coding sequence ATGGACGTCATCTGGCAAGCAATCCAGGCCGAGTTCGCCGATGTCACCGATGAGCGTGAGGTGACGCGCATTCTCGTGCGCCTGCTGATGGCAGCAGTGCTTGGCGCTGTGTTGGGCTTTGAACGTGAACACAAAGGCAAGTCTGCCGGGGTGCGCACCCACATGCTGGTCTCGCTGGGTGCGGCCCTGTTCGTGTTGGCGCCTAGCACGGCCGGGGCTGACGAACAGGCGCTAAGCAGGGTAATTCAGGGTATCGTCGCCGGTATTGGCTTTCTGGGTGCGGGTACCATCCTTAAAGGTAACGGGAAGGACCCCAGCCATGTGAAAGGGCTGACTACCGCTGCAGGGCTGTGGATGACTGCTGCTATTGGTACGGCTGCCGGCATGGGTCGCGAAGCCACGGCGTTGATCAGCACGGTACTGGCCCTGCTGGTACTGGCGACAATGCCGTTGTTGGTAGAGAAGGTCGAAGGGCAGAATGAGGAAAAGCAGGAAGAGGAGGAGGGCAGGAAGCACTAA
- a CDS encoding hydroxymethylglutaryl-CoA lyase yields the protein MPLPKEVRLVEVGPRDGLQNEAQPISVADKVRLVDDLTEAGLAYIEVGSFVSPKWVPQMAGSAEVFAGIQQRPGVTYAALAPNLRGFEDALAAGVKEVAVFAAASEAFSQRNINCSISESLKRFEPIMEAARSHGVRVRGYVSCVLGCPYEGKVSAEQVAPVARALHDMGCYEVSLGDTIGTGTAGDTRRLFEVVSAQVPREQLAGHFHDTYGQALANVYASLLEGISVFDSSVAGLGGCPYAKGATGNIATEDVVYLLQGLGIATGIDLDRLIAAGQRISSVLGRGNGSRVARARNAQ from the coding sequence ATGCCCTTGCCAAAAGAAGTCCGTCTGGTCGAAGTAGGCCCCCGCGACGGTTTGCAGAACGAAGCCCAGCCCATCAGCGTTGCCGACAAGGTGCGCCTGGTGGACGACCTCACCGAGGCGGGCCTGGCCTATATCGAGGTGGGCAGCTTCGTCTCGCCCAAGTGGGTGCCACAGATGGCCGGTTCCGCCGAGGTGTTCGCCGGTATCCAGCAGCGCCCCGGCGTTACCTATGCGGCGTTGGCGCCAAACCTGCGCGGCTTCGAGGACGCGCTGGCTGCTGGGGTGAAAGAAGTGGCGGTGTTCGCAGCCGCCTCCGAAGCGTTCTCGCAGCGCAACATCAACTGCTCGATCAGCGAAAGCCTCAAGCGCTTCGAACCGATCATGGAAGCTGCGCGCAGCCACGGTGTGCGCGTGCGCGGCTATGTGTCGTGCGTACTCGGTTGCCCCTATGAAGGCAAGGTCAGTGCCGAACAAGTGGCGCCGGTGGCCCGTGCCCTGCATGACATGGGCTGTTACGAGGTGTCGCTGGGCGACACCATTGGCACAGGAACCGCCGGCGATACCCGGCGCCTGTTCGAGGTGGTATCGGCCCAGGTACCGCGCGAGCAACTGGCCGGGCACTTCCATGATACCTATGGCCAGGCATTGGCCAACGTCTATGCCAGCCTGCTCGAAGGTATCAGCGTATTCGACAGCTCGGTGGCCGGGCTGGGTGGCTGCCCTTACGCCAAAGGCGCTACCGGCAACATCGCCACGGAAGACGTGGTGTACCTGCTACAGGGGCTGGGCATTGCTACCGGTATCGACCTGGACCGGCTGATTGCCGCCGGGCAACGCATCAGCAGCGTGCTCGGCCGCGGCAATGGGTCGCGGGTAGCGCGGGCGCGCAACGCGCAGTAA